In Streptomyces chartreusis, the following proteins share a genomic window:
- a CDS encoding HAMP domain-containing protein has product MPLLGGIRPPIALLCLLILALAGLTAKVLGPAGDPVVPKAVLGSQQHFAEDGAIALRASIDERVTDLNRTAAALNAGEPADPERVLSDLSNTYQKWTGTTVLDLESGKILAARGETIPLAWLDKDVLTGDHALTPRMVRLKTGDVRLMTMALLDWKDRPQELLIASNSLSVPAINLGPFRSMAVVARGGEVLATAGFEQAEALNSDAERDELAFLRKQMTRLSERGAKEAEEDPVSAREPGSRGYPGVSGTLLGDSYNGRVATAGYASLASADPEQRKSVGAGLGLTVVAMLPVVQEHAVGQERELYGLVVAGALVVFGLLAAALLWMAVQRPLLHLFLESRRLARGDLTRPVEIPRWGETARVGAALERLRAQLSGDAGADRETGDRKGRRGRFGLRVPLALTAVLLLLWCVPVGLLLNRTDASVSVPSTMVNDQRDRTDLVADRVRRALNEAQADLVSTTRLIDADDPDATTGVLDDALRKHTRYGSLYVVDKGGDVVARAGDEPSADWSEDEKDASLVRVAGEGGKKPVIQAGAAVPDAKGLTLVGEIRVEFLNSLLARPGLGEVRVVDAKARTLAGSNGFLAFESLPRESLTDLVRAGGVRVGAGPVENGLLIREGRSVTVAAAAPFSGGGVAADVGWTVVSWQNAKHFEIAPYEREDRSVLAGMLGLALIVVCLGWIHLVVVRPLRALAGGAEKLADGDLKTVLYPRYHDEVGAVVRSLELVRQQLQARRQNQARRSAEPRLGAGGR; this is encoded by the coding sequence ATGCCGCTGCTGGGCGGCATCCGTCCGCCGATCGCGCTGCTGTGCCTGCTGATCCTCGCCCTGGCCGGGCTGACCGCCAAGGTGCTGGGCCCGGCCGGCGACCCGGTCGTCCCGAAGGCGGTGCTGGGCTCCCAGCAGCACTTCGCGGAGGACGGCGCGATCGCACTACGCGCGTCGATCGACGAGCGGGTCACCGACCTGAACCGCACCGCGGCAGCGCTGAACGCGGGTGAGCCCGCCGACCCGGAGCGGGTGCTGTCGGACCTGAGCAACACGTACCAGAAGTGGACCGGCACCACGGTGCTGGACCTGGAGAGCGGAAAGATCCTCGCCGCGAGGGGTGAAACGATTCCCCTCGCCTGGCTGGACAAGGACGTCCTCACCGGCGACCACGCCCTGACCCCCCGCATGGTGCGCCTGAAGACCGGCGACGTACGGCTGATGACGATGGCCCTCCTCGACTGGAAGGACCGTCCGCAGGAGCTGCTGATCGCCTCCAACAGCCTCTCCGTGCCCGCCATCAACCTGGGCCCGTTCCGCTCGATGGCGGTCGTGGCCCGCGGCGGCGAGGTCCTCGCCACGGCCGGCTTCGAGCAGGCCGAGGCGCTCAACTCGGACGCCGAGCGCGATGAGCTCGCCTTCCTCCGGAAGCAGATGACCCGGCTGTCCGAGCGCGGCGCCAAGGAGGCCGAGGAGGACCCCGTCAGCGCACGGGAGCCCGGCTCCCGCGGCTACCCCGGCGTCAGCGGAACCCTGCTCGGCGACTCCTACAACGGCCGCGTGGCCACCGCCGGATACGCCTCCCTCGCCTCCGCCGACCCCGAGCAGCGCAAGAGCGTCGGCGCGGGCCTCGGGCTGACCGTCGTGGCCATGCTGCCCGTGGTGCAGGAACACGCCGTCGGGCAGGAGCGTGAGCTGTACGGGCTGGTCGTGGCCGGTGCCCTGGTGGTGTTCGGACTGCTGGCGGCGGCCCTGCTGTGGATGGCCGTGCAGCGGCCCCTGCTGCACCTCTTCCTGGAGTCGCGCCGACTGGCCCGCGGCGACCTGACCCGCCCCGTCGAGATACCCCGCTGGGGCGAGACCGCCCGCGTCGGTGCCGCCCTGGAGCGGCTGCGGGCCCAGCTGTCCGGCGACGCCGGGGCGGACCGGGAGACCGGTGACCGCAAGGGCCGCCGGGGCCGGTTCGGTCTGCGGGTGCCGCTGGCGCTCACCGCCGTCCTGCTGTTGCTGTGGTGCGTGCCGGTCGGACTGCTCCTCAACCGCACGGACGCCTCGGTGAGCGTGCCGAGCACCATGGTCAACGACCAGCGCGACCGCACCGACCTCGTCGCCGACCGGGTCCGCCGCGCCCTCAACGAGGCCCAGGCCGACCTCGTCTCCACCACCCGCCTGATCGACGCGGACGACCCCGACGCCACCACCGGCGTGCTGGACGACGCCCTGCGCAAGCACACGCGCTACGGCTCCCTGTACGTCGTCGACAAGGGCGGCGACGTCGTCGCCCGCGCCGGCGACGAGCCCAGCGCCGACTGGAGCGAGGACGAGAAGGACGCGTCACTCGTCCGGGTCGCGGGCGAGGGCGGCAAGAAGCCCGTCATCCAGGCCGGGGCGGCCGTACCGGACGCCAAGGGCCTGACCCTGGTCGGCGAGATCCGGGTGGAGTTCCTGAACTCGCTGCTGGCCCGGCCCGGACTCGGCGAGGTCCGCGTGGTCGACGCGAAGGCGCGGACCCTCGCCGGCAGCAACGGCTTCCTGGCCTTCGAGAGCCTGCCGCGCGAGTCGCTCACCGACCTCGTGCGGGCCGGCGGCGTCAGGGTCGGCGCGGGCCCCGTGGAGAACGGCCTGCTCATCCGCGAGGGGCGCTCGGTCACGGTCGCCGCGGCGGCGCCCTTCTCCGGCGGCGGTGTGGCGGCCGACGTCGGCTGGACCGTGGTCAGCTGGCAGAACGCCAAGCACTTCGAGATCGCCCCGTACGAGCGTGAGGACCGCAGCGTGCTCGCCGGGATGCTCGGGCTCGCGCTGATCGTGGTCTGCCTCGGCTGGATCCACCTGGTCGTCGTCCGGCCGCTGCGCGCCCTCGCCGGCGGCGCCGAGAAGCTCGCCGACGGCGACCTCAAGACCGTGCTGTACCCCCGCTACCACGACGAGGTGGGGGCCGTCGTCCGCAGCCTCGAACTGGTCCGCCAGCAGTTGCAGGCCCGCAGGCAGAACCAGGCACGCCGGAGTGCCGAGCCACGGCTCGGCGCCGGAGGAAGGTGA
- the glmM gene encoding phosphoglucosamine mutase, with amino-acid sequence MGRLFGTDGVRGVANADLTAEMALGLSVAAAHVLAEAGTFEGHRPTAVVGRDPRASGEFLEAAVVAGLASAGVDVLRVGVLPTPAVAHLTGSLGADLGVMLSASHNAMPDNGIKFFARGGHKLADDLEDRIEAVYESHRHGEPWERPTGSGVGRVRSYDAGFGEYVTHLLNVLPNRLEGLKVVLDEAHGAAAGVSPEAFTRAGAEIVTIGAEPDGLNINDGCGSTHMEKLKAAVIEHGADLGIAHDGDADRCLAVDHTGEEVDGDQILAVLALAMRERSELRSETVVATVMSNLGFKLAMEREGIALVQTAVGDRYVLEEMKERGFALGGEQSGHVIILDHATTGDGTLTGLLLAARVAQTGRTLKDLASVMERLPQVLINVPDVDKSRVRTSGELASAVTEAERELGATGRVLLRPSGTEPLVRVMVEAADIDQARSVAGRLADAVKSALG; translated from the coding sequence GTGGGACGACTCTTCGGCACGGACGGCGTGCGTGGTGTCGCCAACGCGGATCTGACGGCCGAGATGGCTCTCGGTCTGTCCGTGGCGGCGGCGCACGTACTGGCCGAGGCGGGCACCTTCGAGGGCCACCGGCCGACTGCGGTGGTCGGAAGGGACCCGCGCGCGTCCGGGGAGTTCCTGGAGGCCGCCGTGGTCGCGGGCCTCGCGAGCGCCGGTGTGGACGTCCTGCGGGTCGGCGTGCTGCCGACGCCGGCGGTGGCGCACCTCACGGGCTCGCTCGGCGCCGACCTCGGCGTCATGCTCTCCGCCAGCCACAACGCCATGCCGGACAACGGCATCAAGTTCTTCGCCCGCGGCGGCCACAAGCTCGCCGACGACCTGGAGGACCGGATCGAGGCGGTGTACGAGTCGCACCGGCACGGCGAGCCGTGGGAGCGGCCGACGGGTTCCGGGGTCGGACGCGTGCGGTCCTACGACGCCGGGTTCGGCGAGTACGTCACCCACCTCCTGAACGTGCTGCCCAACCGGCTGGAGGGCCTGAAGGTCGTCCTCGACGAGGCGCACGGCGCCGCCGCGGGTGTCTCGCCGGAGGCCTTCACGCGGGCCGGGGCCGAGATCGTCACGATCGGGGCCGAGCCGGACGGGCTCAACATCAACGACGGCTGCGGATCCACCCACATGGAGAAGCTGAAGGCCGCCGTGATCGAGCACGGGGCCGACCTCGGCATCGCGCACGACGGTGACGCCGACCGCTGCCTCGCCGTGGACCACACCGGTGAGGAAGTGGACGGCGACCAGATCCTCGCCGTGCTCGCGCTCGCGATGCGGGAGCGGTCCGAGCTGCGGTCCGAGACCGTCGTCGCGACCGTGATGTCCAACCTCGGGTTCAAGCTCGCCATGGAGCGCGAGGGCATCGCGCTGGTGCAGACCGCGGTGGGCGACCGGTATGTGCTGGAGGAGATGAAGGAGCGCGGGTTCGCCCTCGGCGGCGAGCAGTCCGGGCACGTCATCATCCTCGACCACGCCACGACCGGTGACGGCACGCTGACCGGGCTGCTGCTGGCTGCTCGGGTCGCGCAGACCGGTCGTACGCTCAAGGACCTCGCGTCCGTCATGGAGCGGCTGCCGCAGGTGCTGATCAATGTGCCGGACGTGGACAAGTCGCGGGTGAGGACCTCGGGGGAGCTGGCGTCGGCGGTCACCGAGGCGGAGCGGGAACTGGGGGCGACCGGACGGGTGTTGCTGCGGCCTTCGGGGACCGAGCCGTTGGTGCGGGTGATGGTGGAGGCCGCCGATATTGATCAGGCTCGGTCTGTCGCCGGGCGGCTGGCCGATGCGGTGAAGTCCGCGCTGGGTTAG
- a CDS encoding C40 family peptidase, giving the protein MAGKKKSRPVVTGLVLLALVGTSGYLTLELRKQDEQGVTEVRNVGVLEGGRSTGTATESGKETWSRLENPARSVLRGSDGQIKAVFTDGARTATLTGSARTFQEPTSTASKVSTTDWVRLMPERWKKGAESKKWFKDWYAEYEDSKEDDIFAFAFQYVAGAPVKKDAQGTVYAGDANFGPLNTTGAEGGDLRLEQSDFYDYLGVQYPFRDGTVGQPESMRARSIDCSGFMRMVLGYRARYPLMSSDASGDGLPRTANGMARSKAGVDILPLAGISAQDRPSAIDQLQPGDLVFFKLDTRTGDRLDHVGMVLGHDTEGHLIFVSSREEVNGPTIGDVGGVSRLDGNGYYAKTLRSAKRL; this is encoded by the coding sequence ATGGCAGGGAAGAAGAAGTCGAGGCCCGTCGTCACCGGCCTGGTGCTGCTGGCGCTCGTCGGTACCTCCGGCTACCTGACGCTGGAGCTGCGCAAGCAGGACGAGCAGGGCGTCACCGAGGTGCGCAACGTCGGCGTCCTGGAGGGCGGCCGGAGCACCGGCACGGCCACGGAGAGCGGCAAGGAGACCTGGTCCCGGCTGGAGAACCCGGCGCGGTCCGTGCTGCGCGGCTCCGACGGCCAGATCAAGGCCGTCTTCACGGACGGCGCGCGCACCGCGACGCTGACCGGTTCTGCCCGCACCTTCCAGGAGCCGACCTCGACCGCGTCCAAGGTCAGCACGACGGACTGGGTGCGGCTGATGCCGGAGCGCTGGAAGAAGGGCGCGGAGTCGAAGAAGTGGTTCAAGGACTGGTACGCCGAGTACGAGGACAGCAAGGAGGACGACATCTTCGCGTTCGCCTTCCAGTACGTGGCGGGCGCACCGGTGAAGAAGGACGCGCAGGGCACCGTCTACGCCGGTGACGCGAACTTCGGTCCGCTGAACACGACCGGCGCCGAGGGCGGCGACCTGCGCCTTGAGCAGTCCGACTTCTACGACTACCTCGGTGTGCAGTACCCGTTCCGGGACGGCACCGTCGGGCAGCCGGAGAGCATGCGGGCCCGGTCGATCGACTGCTCGGGCTTCATGCGCATGGTGCTGGGCTACCGGGCCCGCTACCCCCTGATGTCCTCGGACGCCTCGGGCGACGGACTGCCCCGTACCGCCAACGGCATGGCCCGCTCCAAGGCGGGCGTCGACATCCTGCCGCTGGCCGGCATCTCGGCGCAGGACCGGCCCTCCGCGATCGACCAGCTCCAGCCGGGCGACCTCGTCTTCTTCAAGCTCGACACCCGCACCGGCGATCGGCTCGACCACGTCGGGATGGTCCTCGGCCACGACACCGAAGGGCACCTGATCTTCGTGTCGAGCCGCGAGGAGGTCAACGGGCCCACCATCGGCGACGTCGGCGGAGTGTCCCGGCTCGACGGCAACGGCTACTACGCGAAGACGCTGCGCAGCGCCAAGCGGCTGTAG
- the rplM gene encoding 50S ribosomal protein L13: MRTYSPKPGDVTRQWHVIDAQDVVLGRLATTAASLLRGKHKPIYAPHVDTGDFVIIINADKVHLSGNKRTQKMAYRHSGYPGGLRSVRYDELLDKNPEKAIEKAVKGMLPKNTLGRQMLSKLKVYKGDQHPHGAQQPQPYEITQVAQ, translated from the coding sequence GTGCGTACGTACAGCCCCAAGCCCGGCGATGTGACTCGCCAGTGGCACGTCATTGACGCTCAGGACGTCGTCCTGGGCCGTCTGGCCACCACCGCCGCGTCCCTTCTCCGCGGCAAGCACAAGCCGATCTACGCGCCCCACGTCGACACCGGTGACTTCGTCATCATCATCAACGCCGACAAGGTGCACCTCTCCGGCAACAAGCGGACCCAGAAGATGGCGTACCGCCACTCCGGCTACCCGGGTGGTCTGCGCTCCGTCCGTTACGACGAGCTCCTCGACAAGAACCCCGAGAAGGCCATCGAGAAGGCCGTCAAGGGCATGCTCCCCAAGAACACGCTGGGCCGTCAGATGCTCTCGAAGCTGAAGGTCTACAAGGGTGACCAGCACCCGCACGGCGCGCAGCAGCCGCAGCCGTACGAGATCACCCAGGTCGCGCAGTAA
- a CDS encoding glycosyltransferase family 87 protein: MSERKSDISGWLVRPASWHLWAVLGAVLGAAVARTARLTSDGGMDNAIVVRAARVWLAGGSPYDDPHFLYLPSAVVAAAPWATIPRGVLSVLVPVLVAGCLVGGWVCALRLHGVAPRSRFAALGLIGLAAGFAPFAHLVLLGNWTATAALALPLAVLLVGRGRWVAAGLVLGAAVALKPLLAPMGLLFVFARRWRALAWLAGVPAAASAGAALLLPDPAGFLTRTLPFLLRGDDGFVRLYEASPLAVLPRAGVPAALAALLAFGMAAVGVGCAYRRWRAGDEGPLRPAETAALLMLSAFLVSRPSYDHYLLVVVPLLLAGALKAGSVVRGPWFWLALVPQLPGVTWPYLEAGERRAFRDAVTLCVLAVTLAAHCRRTAARGNDVGHSAGPGRGLVAVMSGTRGYAGGRQQGASQGNPF; encoded by the coding sequence ATGAGCGAGCGCAAAAGCGACATCTCCGGGTGGTTGGTACGACCGGCCTCGTGGCATCTGTGGGCGGTGCTCGGGGCGGTGCTGGGGGCCGCCGTGGCGCGTACGGCCCGGCTGACCTCGGACGGAGGGATGGACAACGCGATCGTGGTGCGGGCGGCACGGGTGTGGCTGGCCGGCGGATCGCCGTATGACGACCCCCACTTCCTCTATCTGCCGAGCGCGGTCGTCGCGGCGGCTCCGTGGGCGACCATTCCGCGGGGTGTGCTGAGCGTGCTGGTGCCGGTGCTGGTGGCCGGATGTCTGGTGGGCGGCTGGGTCTGCGCGCTGCGGCTGCACGGCGTCGCGCCGCGCAGCCGTTTCGCGGCCCTCGGCCTGATCGGCCTGGCGGCCGGGTTCGCGCCGTTCGCCCATCTCGTGCTGCTGGGGAACTGGACGGCGACGGCGGCGCTCGCACTGCCGCTCGCGGTGCTGCTGGTGGGGCGCGGGCGCTGGGTGGCCGCGGGGCTGGTGCTCGGCGCGGCGGTCGCGCTGAAGCCGCTGCTGGCGCCGATGGGGCTGCTGTTCGTGTTCGCGCGCCGGTGGCGGGCCCTGGCGTGGCTGGCCGGGGTGCCGGCGGCCGCCTCGGCCGGTGCGGCGCTGCTGCTGCCCGACCCGGCGGGTTTCCTCACCCGCACCCTCCCCTTTCTCCTGCGGGGCGACGACGGCTTCGTACGGCTCTATGAGGCGTCGCCCCTCGCGGTGCTGCCGCGGGCCGGGGTGCCGGCGGCGTTGGCCGCGCTGCTCGCGTTCGGGATGGCCGCGGTGGGGGTGGGCTGCGCGTACCGCCGGTGGCGGGCCGGGGACGAGGGGCCGCTGCGGCCGGCCGAGACGGCGGCGCTGCTGATGCTCTCGGCGTTCCTGGTGTCCAGGCCGTCGTACGACCACTATCTGCTGGTCGTCGTGCCGCTGCTGCTGGCCGGGGCACTGAAGGCGGGCTCGGTGGTCCGGGGGCCCTGGTTCTGGCTGGCGCTGGTGCCGCAGCTGCCGGGGGTGACCTGGCCTTATCTGGAGGCGGGGGAGCGGCGGGCCTTCCGGGACGCCGTGACGCTGTGCGTGCTGGCGGTGACGCTGGCCGCACACTGCCGCCGGACCGCGGCGCGCGGGAATGACGTCGGTCACTCGGCGGGGCCGGGGCGGGGGCTCGTGGCCGTGATGTCCGGGACGCGCGGTTACGCTGGGGGGAGACAGCAGGGGGCGTCCCAGGGCAACCCGTTTTGA
- the rpsI gene encoding 30S ribosomal protein S9, which translates to MAETTVEQPVEETELVDIDSYTTESEVPVEGEYTSESLASRFGEPQPAAGLGRRKNAIARVRIVPGTGKWKINGRTLEDYFPNKVHQQEVNEPFKVLELEGRYDVIARIAGGGVSGQAGALRLGVARALNEADVDNNRGPLKKAGFLKRDDRAVERKKAGLKKARKAPQYSKR; encoded by the coding sequence GTGGCCGAGACCACCGTTGAGCAGCCGGTCGAAGAGACTGAGCTTGTCGACATCGACAGCTACACCACCGAGTCCGAGGTGCCCGTCGAGGGCGAGTACACCTCCGAGTCGCTCGCGTCCCGCTTCGGCGAGCCCCAGCCGGCCGCCGGCCTGGGCCGTCGCAAGAACGCCATCGCCCGCGTCCGGATCGTTCCGGGCACCGGCAAGTGGAAGATCAACGGTCGCACCCTCGAGGACTACTTCCCGAACAAGGTGCACCAGCAGGAAGTCAACGAGCCGTTCAAGGTTCTCGAGCTCGAGGGCCGTTACGACGTCATCGCCCGCATCGCCGGTGGCGGTGTCTCCGGCCAGGCCGGTGCGCTCCGTCTCGGTGTCGCCCGCGCCCTGAACGAGGCCGACGTCGACAACAACCGCGGCCCGCTGAAGAAGGCCGGCTTCCTCAAGCGCGACGACCGTGCGGTCGAGCGCAAGAAGGCCGGTCTCAAGAAGGCCCGCAAGGCCCCGCAGTACAGCAAGCGCTAA
- the pgsB gene encoding poly-gamma-glutamate synthase PgsB — translation MLYLYFVLLIGSVFLLIAGIVEQRRHYAALHTIPSRVLVNGIRGKSSITRLCAGALRGGDLVTVAKTTGTAARFIHPDATEEPVYRKFGIANVVEQIGIVRRAATYRPDALVIECMAVMPALQEVNQSKLIRSTIGVLCNVREDHLAEMGPTLDDVARSLCRSMPEDGICVTAEKERFHILQEEADARNCQLIYADPETVSDEELRGFSWFTFKENVAIALVVADLLGVERGVALQGMYDAPPDPGVLSVERYVTPEDKRLAFANVFAANDPESTLMNINQLLDLGAIRRPLNVVINCRPDRVERNGQMGEIIPDLKPDNVFVIGHPAKSAIDAIPADWRDRAVDLGGERRSADEFMPTLLGRMSDGSSLVAIGNIHGQGEELLEYLAELPTDESAADEGQDRPATAAPAQQQRLDPYASYPTAYEERYQASQTQEIPVVRIPQPQQPYGHPAGAYTGAPVPGTDQYGGARTQAPQPQAQGWFQAPDRHLPGRPELPQGPGHSGYGPEQSYGTGQAPQPYPEEHHDRRRRPPAGDGGGHAPRA, via the coding sequence GTGCTCTACCTCTACTTCGTCCTCCTGATCGGCTCGGTGTTCCTGCTGATCGCGGGCATCGTCGAACAGCGCAGGCACTACGCCGCCCTGCACACCATCCCCTCCCGGGTGCTGGTCAACGGCATCCGCGGCAAGTCCTCCATCACCCGGCTGTGCGCGGGTGCCCTGCGCGGTGGTGACCTGGTCACCGTGGCCAAGACGACGGGCACCGCCGCGCGCTTCATCCACCCGGACGCCACCGAGGAGCCGGTCTACCGCAAGTTCGGCATCGCCAACGTGGTGGAGCAGATCGGCATCGTCCGCCGGGCCGCCACCTACCGCCCCGACGCCCTCGTCATCGAGTGCATGGCGGTCATGCCGGCCCTCCAGGAGGTCAATCAGAGCAAGCTGATCCGCTCCACGATCGGCGTGCTGTGCAACGTCCGTGAGGACCACCTCGCCGAGATGGGACCGACCCTGGACGACGTGGCGCGCTCGCTGTGCCGCTCGATGCCGGAGGACGGCATCTGCGTCACCGCCGAGAAGGAGCGCTTCCACATCCTCCAGGAGGAGGCGGACGCCCGTAACTGCCAGTTGATCTACGCCGACCCGGAGACCGTCAGCGACGAGGAGCTGCGCGGCTTCAGCTGGTTCACCTTCAAGGAGAACGTGGCGATCGCGCTGGTCGTGGCGGACCTGCTCGGCGTCGAGCGGGGGGTCGCCCTCCAGGGCATGTACGACGCCCCGCCGGACCCGGGCGTCCTCTCCGTCGAGCGGTACGTCACCCCCGAGGACAAGCGGCTCGCCTTCGCCAACGTCTTCGCGGCCAACGACCCCGAGTCGACGCTGATGAACATCAACCAGCTGCTCGACCTCGGCGCGATCCGCCGTCCCCTGAACGTCGTGATCAACTGCCGCCCGGACCGGGTGGAGCGCAACGGGCAGATGGGCGAGATCATCCCCGACCTGAAGCCCGACAACGTCTTCGTCATCGGGCACCCCGCCAAGAGCGCCATCGACGCCATCCCCGCCGACTGGCGCGACCGCGCGGTCGACCTCGGTGGCGAGCGCCGCTCGGCGGACGAGTTCATGCCGACGCTGCTCGGCCGGATGTCCGACGGCTCCTCCCTGGTCGCCATCGGCAACATCCACGGGCAGGGCGAGGAACTCCTGGAGTACCTGGCCGAGCTCCCGACGGACGAGAGCGCCGCGGACGAGGGCCAGGACCGGCCCGCTACCGCCGCGCCGGCCCAGCAGCAGCGCCTGGACCCGTACGCCTCGTACCCGACGGCCTACGAGGAGCGGTACCAGGCGTCGCAGACCCAGGAGATCCCGGTGGTCCGCATCCCGCAGCCGCAGCAGCCGTACGGCCACCCGGCCGGGGCGTACACCGGCGCTCCCGTGCCGGGGACGGACCAGTACGGCGGGGCGCGGACCCAGGCACCTCAACCGCAGGCTCAGGGCTGGTTCCAGGCACCGGACCGGCACCTGCCCGGCCGGCCCGAGCTGCCGCAGGGGCCCGGCCACTCGGGGTACGGCCCCGAGCAGTCGTACGGCACGGGGCAGGCACCGCAGCCCTACCCCGAAGAGCACCACGACCGGCGACGCCGCCCGCCGGCCGGCGACGGCGGCGGACACGCCCCGCGTGCCTGA
- a CDS encoding DUF389 domain-containing protein — MLHLRLITPSDKTDDVVRLIESTVGTTHLAVLPGVARNPAGDMVLCDVAREAGDELLTDLQRLGIEERGSIAVENIDLSLSKRADKAEDEAPGEGADAVLWEHLADATDEESTLSVTYVAFITLATMIAACGVVLDNAVLIVGAMAVGPEFGPLAGISTAVVQRRPRLALRSLIALVAGFALAMAVTVGFSWFMDALDLFSREQLEGDRPNTGFVYAPDAFSFIVAVLAGIAGTLSLTSAKSGALVGVAISVTTVPAAANAAVALSYGDTEQTWGSTEQLLLNLLGIVVAGTLTLLTQKWLWSRQRRTLQRP; from the coding sequence ATGCTGCACCTGCGCCTGATCACACCGTCCGACAAGACGGACGACGTGGTCCGCCTGATCGAGAGCACCGTGGGGACGACCCATCTCGCCGTCCTGCCCGGCGTCGCCCGCAACCCCGCCGGGGACATGGTGCTGTGCGACGTGGCGCGCGAGGCCGGTGACGAACTCCTCACCGATCTCCAGCGGTTGGGCATCGAGGAGCGCGGTTCGATCGCCGTCGAGAACATCGACCTGTCGCTGTCCAAGCGGGCCGACAAGGCCGAGGACGAGGCGCCGGGCGAGGGCGCGGACGCGGTGCTGTGGGAGCACCTCGCGGACGCCACGGACGAGGAGTCGACCCTCTCCGTCACCTACGTCGCCTTCATCACGCTGGCGACGATGATCGCGGCCTGCGGTGTGGTGCTCGACAACGCGGTGCTGATCGTGGGCGCGATGGCGGTCGGCCCGGAGTTCGGCCCCCTGGCCGGCATCAGCACGGCCGTCGTCCAGCGCCGGCCGCGCCTGGCCCTGCGCTCACTGATCGCGCTCGTCGCCGGCTTCGCCCTCGCCATGGCGGTGACGGTCGGCTTCAGCTGGTTCATGGACGCCCTGGACCTGTTCTCCAGGGAGCAACTGGAGGGCGACCGCCCCAACACCGGGTTCGTCTACGCCCCGGACGCCTTCTCGTTCATCGTGGCGGTACTGGCCGGCATCGCGGGCACCCTGTCCCTGACCTCCGCCAAGTCCGGCGCCCTGGTGGGCGTGGCCATCTCGGTCACCACGGTCCCGGCGGCGGCCAACGCGGCGGTGGCCCTGAGCTACGGCGACACCGAGCAGACCTGGGGCTCCACGGAACAACTCCTGCTGAACCTGCTGGGCATCGTCGTGGCAGGCACACTCACCCTGCTGACCCAGAAGTGGCTCTGGTCAAGACAGCGCCGCACACTGCAACGCCCCTGA
- a CDS encoding poly-gamma-glutamate biosynthesis protein PgsC/CapC — translation MTTAALTPEMAALGIAIGLFFSLLCYLTTNLSPGGMITPGWLALTLIEDLQRAAMVVGVTALTYGGTKIMQRLVILYGKRLFAAVVLLGVLLQATVMIVLSLEFPLLYGNQTLGFIVPGLIAYQMVRQPKGATLLATGTVSLMAYIVVAAGLLLGVMPTV, via the coding sequence TTGACCACCGCCGCCCTGACACCCGAGATGGCCGCCCTGGGCATCGCCATAGGCCTGTTCTTCTCGCTGCTGTGCTATCTGACGACCAACCTGTCGCCCGGCGGCATGATCACGCCCGGCTGGCTCGCGCTCACCCTCATCGAGGACCTCCAGCGCGCGGCGATGGTCGTGGGCGTCACGGCCCTCACCTACGGCGGCACCAAGATCATGCAGCGGCTGGTGATCCTCTACGGCAAGCGGCTGTTCGCCGCGGTGGTGCTGCTGGGCGTGCTGCTCCAGGCCACGGTGATGATCGTGCTCTCGCTCGAGTTCCCGCTGCTCTACGGCAACCAGACGCTCGGCTTCATCGTGCCGGGCCTGATCGCCTACCAGATGGTGCGCCAGCCCAAGGGGGCCACGCTGCTGGCCACCGGCACCGTCTCCCTCATGGCCTACATCGTCGTCGCCGCCGGCCTGCTGCTCGGCGTCATGCCGACCGTCTGA